A stretch of Mycobacterium sp. ITM-2016-00316 DNA encodes these proteins:
- the hrcA gene encoding heat-inducible transcriptional repressor HrcA, whose translation MGSADDRRFEVLRAIVADFVATQEPIGSKTLVERHNLGVSSATVRNDMAVLEAEGYIAQPHTSSGRVPTEKGYREFVDRLDDVKPMSASERRAIMTFLESGVDLDDVLRRAVRLLAQLTRQVAIIQYPTLSASTVRHLEVVALTPAKLLLVVITDSGRVDQRVVELGDAIDDGQLAQLRERLGSALEGKPLSAASVAVADLAGTLDGHGGLGDAVGRAATVLVETLVEHTEERLLLGGTANLTRNTADFGGSLRSVLEALEEQVVVLRLLAVQQQAGKVTVRIGHETEAEQMLGTSVVSTTYGSSGKVYGGMGVVGPTRMDYPGTIANVAAVALYIGEVLGTR comes from the coding sequence ATGGGTAGTGCAGACGATCGTCGCTTCGAGGTGTTGCGCGCCATCGTCGCCGACTTCGTCGCGACCCAGGAGCCGATCGGGTCCAAGACCCTCGTCGAACGCCACAACCTCGGTGTTTCGAGTGCCACGGTGCGCAACGACATGGCCGTCCTGGAGGCCGAGGGCTACATCGCGCAGCCGCACACCAGTTCCGGGCGGGTGCCCACCGAGAAGGGCTACCGGGAGTTCGTCGACCGCCTCGACGATGTGAAGCCGATGTCCGCCAGCGAACGCCGCGCCATCATGACGTTCCTCGAATCCGGCGTTGACCTCGACGATGTGCTGCGCCGCGCGGTGCGCCTACTGGCCCAGCTGACCCGCCAGGTCGCCATCATCCAATACCCGACGCTGTCCGCCTCGACGGTGCGTCACCTGGAGGTCGTCGCGCTGACGCCGGCCAAACTGCTGCTGGTGGTCATCACCGACAGCGGCCGCGTCGACCAGCGGGTCGTCGAACTCGGTGACGCCATCGACGACGGGCAACTCGCTCAGCTGCGCGAACGCCTGGGTTCGGCGCTGGAGGGCAAACCGCTGTCGGCGGCGTCGGTGGCGGTCGCCGACCTGGCAGGCACGCTGGACGGTCACGGTGGTCTCGGCGACGCGGTGGGCCGCGCGGCGACCGTTCTGGTCGAGACCCTCGTCGAGCACACCGAGGAACGGCTGTTGCTGGGCGGCACCGCCAACCTCACCCGCAACACCGCCGACTTCGGTGGGTCGCTGCGCTCGGTGCTCGAAGCGCTGGAGGAACAGGTCGTGGTGCTGCGGCTGCTGGCCGTGCAACAGCAGGCCGGTAAGGTCACGGTGCGTATCGGGCACGAGACCGAGGCCGAGCAGATGCTGGGAACATCGGTGGTGAGCACCACCTACGGCAGCTCGGGCAAGGTGTACGGCGGAATGGGCGTGGTCGGCCCCACCCGGATGGACTATCCGGGAACGATCGCGAACGTCGCCGCCGTTGCCCTCTACATAGGTGAAGTCCTGGGCACCCGATGA
- a CDS encoding DUF998 domain-containing protein has protein sequence MRAFWNTVSAKEGLAALLWLLAAAGYLAAEAFAAVALPGYRYGSDYISTLGDPTVSARAPLMNAAFAFQGVCFAVAAALFAAGATRSRNRLWFLVFAIGNGVGNVLIAVVHSGQGNPWHVIGAVLAIVGGNAAALAGSGILTSTAYRATSITLGASGLVCLLVTAAAPNQVGAWERGSVYPIFAWQILTALVLLRRQAGSASSIS, from the coding sequence GTGAGGGCCTTCTGGAATACAGTTTCGGCGAAAGAGGGACTGGCGGCGCTGCTGTGGCTGCTGGCCGCGGCCGGGTATCTGGCCGCCGAGGCGTTCGCCGCGGTGGCGCTGCCGGGGTACCGCTACGGCAGCGACTACATCAGCACCCTCGGTGACCCCACCGTCTCCGCGCGGGCCCCGCTGATGAACGCGGCCTTCGCCTTTCAGGGGGTGTGCTTCGCCGTCGCCGCGGCATTGTTCGCGGCCGGCGCGACGCGATCGCGGAACCGGTTGTGGTTCTTGGTGTTCGCCATCGGCAACGGTGTCGGCAACGTGCTGATCGCCGTCGTGCACAGCGGGCAGGGCAACCCGTGGCATGTCATCGGGGCGGTACTGGCGATCGTCGGCGGAAACGCCGCCGCCCTGGCGGGATCGGGCATCCTCACGTCGACGGCGTACCGGGCCACGTCGATCACGCTGGGCGCGTCGGGCCTGGTCTGCCTGTTGGTCACGGCCGCCGCGCCGAACCAGGTGGGCGCCTGGGAACGCGGCAGCGTCTACCCGATCTTCGCCTGGCAGATCCTCACCGCGCTCGTGCTGCTGCGGCGTCAGGCCGGCAGCGCGTCGTCCATCTCATAG
- a CDS encoding type II toxin-antitoxin system VapB family antitoxin — MIFKGVRDGKPYPEHNLTYRQWAQIPPRQIRLDELVTTTTVLALDRLLSEDSTFYGDLFPHAVRWQGNVYLEEGVHHAVRAALRNRTVLHARVYEMDDALPA; from the coding sequence GTGATCTTCAAAGGTGTCCGCGACGGCAAGCCGTATCCCGAACACAATCTGACCTACCGGCAGTGGGCCCAGATCCCGCCGCGCCAGATCCGGCTCGACGAGCTGGTGACCACCACGACGGTGCTCGCGCTGGACCGGTTGCTCTCCGAGGATTCGACGTTCTACGGCGATCTCTTCCCGCACGCGGTGCGCTGGCAGGGCAATGTCTATCTGGAGGAGGGCGTGCACCACGCGGTGCGGGCGGCGCTGCGCAACCGCACGGTGCTACACGCCCGGGTCTATGAGATGGACGACGCGCTGCCGGCCTGA
- the mbtG gene encoding NADPH-dependent L-lysine N(6)-monooxygenase MbtG, with translation MTIDPKTSAPTLAIIGAGVKAIAVAAKAAELRAMGVAAPDVVAIERTAVAANWQPAGGWTDGQHRLGTGPEKDIGFPYQSALVPRRNAELDQRMMGHSWQSYLISTGQFAEWIDRGRPAPTHRRWSQYLTWVADNTGMTVRHGDVSEIGLQYGDDGVRWELGTREGAVHADALMITGPGQAERSILPGNPRVLSIAQFWHRAAQHELIAADRVAVIGGGETAGTMLDELFRHRVSTITVISPQVTLFTRGEGFFENALYSDPIHWAGLTLAEKRDAMNRTDRGVFSVRVQEALLADDRIRHLRGRVAHAVARDERIRLTLQTERGGERLETVHGFDLVIDGSGANAMWFVPLLRQDALDVLELGMGKALSADSIQESIGYDLSVKDVEPKLFLPGLAGLTQGPGFPNLSCLGRLSDRVLGSEFFTMTASADKSARRTDEQQSVR, from the coding sequence GTGACCATTGACCCGAAGACATCCGCCCCGACGCTGGCCATCATCGGTGCCGGCGTGAAGGCGATCGCGGTGGCGGCCAAGGCCGCCGAGCTGCGTGCCATGGGCGTGGCCGCCCCCGATGTGGTGGCGATCGAACGCACCGCGGTGGCCGCCAACTGGCAGCCCGCCGGCGGCTGGACCGACGGGCAGCACCGGCTGGGCACCGGGCCGGAGAAAGACATCGGGTTCCCGTACCAGTCGGCGCTGGTGCCGCGGCGCAATGCCGAACTGGACCAGCGGATGATGGGGCACAGCTGGCAGTCCTACCTGATCTCGACCGGGCAGTTCGCCGAGTGGATCGACCGCGGGCGGCCGGCCCCGACGCACAGGCGATGGAGCCAATACCTGACGTGGGTGGCCGACAACACCGGGATGACTGTCCGCCACGGTGACGTCTCCGAGATCGGTCTGCAGTACGGCGATGACGGGGTGCGTTGGGAACTGGGCACCCGGGAGGGAGCCGTGCACGCCGACGCGCTAATGATCACCGGGCCGGGACAGGCCGAGCGGTCCATTCTGCCGGGCAACCCGCGGGTGCTCTCCATCGCTCAGTTCTGGCACCGGGCGGCCCAGCACGAGCTGATCGCCGCGGATCGGGTCGCGGTGATCGGCGGCGGCGAAACCGCGGGCACCATGCTCGATGAGCTTTTCCGGCACCGGGTTTCGACCATCACCGTGATCTCGCCGCAGGTGACGTTGTTCACCCGCGGGGAAGGATTCTTCGAGAACGCCCTCTACTCCGATCCCATCCACTGGGCCGGTCTGACGCTGGCCGAGAAGCGCGATGCCATGAACCGCACCGACCGCGGTGTGTTCTCGGTGCGGGTGCAGGAAGCGCTACTCGCCGATGACCGTATCCGGCATCTGCGTGGCCGGGTGGCGCACGCAGTGGCCCGCGACGAGCGCATCCGGCTGACCCTGCAGACCGAGCGGGGCGGGGAGCGGTTGGAGACGGTGCACGGCTTCGATCTGGTGATCGACGGATCCGGCGCGAACGCGATGTGGTTCGTGCCGCTGCTGCGTCAGGACGCGCTCGATGTCCTGGAACTGGGGATGGGCAAGGCCCTCAGCGCCGACAGCATCCAGGAGTCGATCGGCTATGACCTGTCGGTCAAGGATGTCGAGCCGAAGCTGTTCCTGCCCGGTCTGGCCGGGCTGACCCAGGGCCCCGGATTCCCGAACCTGAGCTGTCTTGGCCGGTTGTCCGACCGGGTGCTGGGTTCTGAATTTTTCACCATGACGGCGTCAGCCGACAAGTCTGCGAGGAGAACCGATGAGCAACAATCCGTTCGATGA
- a CDS encoding MbtH family protein, with the protein MSNNPFDDESGTFFVLVNDEEQHSLWPTFAEVPAGWRVVFGESTRADCLAYVEENWSDLRPKSLRDAMS; encoded by the coding sequence ATGAGCAACAATCCGTTCGATGACGAGAGCGGCACCTTCTTCGTCCTGGTGAACGACGAAGAGCAGCACAGCCTGTGGCCCACGTTCGCCGAGGTGCCCGCCGGCTGGCGGGTGGTGTTCGGGGAGAGTACCCGCGCGGATTGCCTGGCCTACGTCGAGGAGAACTGGTCCGACCTGCGCCCCAAGAGCCTGCGCGACGCCATGTCCTAA